GTTTGAATTAGAGTCTATGAGGGTAAGCGCCTTTGGAAATACCGGTTTGCAGGTCTCCACCCTGGGCTTTGGATGCATGCGCCTTCCGGTTATCGACCAGGATAATTCCCGGATTGATGAAGAGCAAGCCATGGAGATGATCCATTGTGCCATTGACCGGGGGGTCAACTATTTTGATACAGCCTATCCCTATCATGCCTTCGATTTCTCCAAAGGGGGGGCCAGTGAACCTTTCCTGGCCAAAGCCCTGGGAAACGGGTACCGCGAGAAGGTATATGTAGCCACGAAGCTTCCATCCTGGCTGGTTCAGACCAGGGAGGATATGGACCGTTACCTGGATGAACAACTGGAGAGGCTGGAGACGGCTTACATCGATTTTTATCTCTTGCACGGGCTGGATGAGAGCTACTGGAGGAAGCTGCTTTCCCTGGGGGTCCTGGAGTTCCTGAACAGTGCCCTGGAGGCCGGTAAGATACGTTACGCCGGATTCTCCTATCACGATGAAGCTGGTCTGTTTAAGGAGATTGTGGACGCCTACGACTGGACCTTCTGCCAGATCCAGTATAACTACATGGATGAGGAGTACCAGGCAGGGGCCGAGGGTTTGAAATATGCTGCGGAACGGGGCCTGGCGGTGGTTGTTATGGAACCCCTCCGGGGAGGGACCCTGGTAAGCGGACTTCCGATCGCAGCCAGGAAGGAATTTGAAAAGGCCGCTCCGGGACGAAGCCCGGTGGAGTGGGCCCTGCACTGGTTATGGAAGCAGCCCGAAGTAAGCGTGGTACTGAGTGGAATGTCGCATCTGGATCAGCTGAAAGAAAATCTGCAGCTCTCCGACGAATTTACACAGAAAGAATGGACCTCCCGGGATGATGAGGCCCTCCAACGGGCCGTCGGCCTGATCAGAGGCCTCAAACGGGTCGACTGTACGGCCTGTTCTTACTGCATGCCCTGTCCCGAAGGGGTCAATATCCCCCGGAACTTCGCCCTGTACAATGATTTTCATATGTTGCATGATCCGGCGGCCAGACTCCGGTACACCCGACTGTTGAGTGATACGGCAAAAGCCTCCAACTGTATTCAGTGCGGTCTTTGTGAACCACAGTGTCCGCAGGGAATTCCCATTCGTGCCGAGCTGGAGCATGTGGCTGAGCTCTTCGGCAGCGAGTAGGGATTTTACATAAGGATGATGCCGGATTTGCGGCAGTGGTCATGCATCTGTCCCGGCCAGAGGCTGGCCTGAACCTCTCCGATATGCGCTTTCCGTAGAAAATACATACAGAGCCTCGATTGGCCGATTCCACCACCTATCGATTCCGGGAATTCTCCTGCCAGCAGTCTCTTGTGGAATAACAGGTCTTTGCGTTCCGACTTCCCCTGGATATCCAGTTGCCGGATCAGGGCTGCTTTGTCGACCCGGATTCCCATGGAGGAAAGCTCGAAGGCATTTTCCAGGATGGGGTTCCAGACCACAATATCCCCGTTCAGTCCCCGGTAAGCGTTTTCTGTGGGAGTGGACCAGTCGTCGTAATCGGGCGCCCGTCCGTCGTGGGGTTCTCCGTTGGCCAGCTCGGCTCCGATCCCGATGATAAAGACAGCCCCGTACTCTTTGGCAATTTCAAATTCGCGTTCCTTCGGATTCCGGTCAGGATAACGCTCCAGTAACTCTTCGGCGTGGATGAAATGGATGGCGTCGGGCAGAAGGGGCACTATTTCAGGATGGTTTTCATATACAATAAATTCGGTACGTTTTATGACCGAATAAATCTGATTCACAACGGCCTTCAGGTGTGCAATATTCCGCTTTTCCGCTGAGATGATCTTTTCCCAGTCCCACTGGTCCACATAGATGGAGTGTATATTGTCCAGCTCTTCATCGGGACGCAGGGCATTCATATCCGTATAGAGACCATAGTTGTTGGCGATCTCGTAATCGGCAAGCATCATCCGCTTCCATTTGGCCAGCGAGTGGACGATTTCAGCAGTGATTCCGTCCATATCCTTCACTTCGAAAGATACCGGTCGCTCGGTACCATTCAGGTCATCATTGATTCCTGTTCCTCTCTGGACAAAGAGGGGTGCGGTGACCCTTCTCAGTTTCAGTTCCGCTGCCAGGTTCAGCTCAAAGAAATCCTTCACCATTTTTATGGCGCGCTCGGTTTCCTTCAGAGTGAGAACGGAACGGTAATTACGGGGTATGTAAAGTTTCATAGAGCCTGCGATTTGACGTGTTGAGCGTCAAATAAAGGACTTATAAACCATATTTCCAAAAGGATCTTAATGCAGGAAGGTCACATCGCCTGCCAGAAGCTCCTGAAGGCCGTCTCTGTAGGTTACCCAGGCTTTGTAGATATACACTCCCGGGGGGACCAGCTCTCCCGATTTCAGGTAGCCATCCCAACCAATATATACGTCGTTGCTTTCCCAGATCATCTCTCCCCACCGGGTATATATGATCATATGCAAGGCGATCGCATTCTCCATATGGGGATGGAACACCGTATTATCAATGGCATTCTCCCCCCAGTTTCCTCCCGTTGGTCCGCTCCCGTTCCAAACAAAGGCATTGGGGAATACCGTATTCCCTTCCCCTTCCATTATGTGGATCCATTTTTCCCTGACCAGTGTATCCGGACAGGAGTGATCGCTCCAGACATAGAGAGAAACAGTGAAGATTCCAGGTTCCTTATAGACATGGGAGGGATTTTCATCCGTGGAAGTGTTCCCATCGCCAAAGTCCCACAGGTATTCACTGGCGTCCATGGAGTTATTAAGAAACTTGAACAGCTGTTTCAGATTCTTGGCCTCCCTGGGGTAGACCTCGAAAAGCGCTGTGGGAGACGGGTGAATCTGTATGATCTGCCGGGCGGTATCGGTGCCGGACAGACCATAGGCTATCAGTTTTACCTCATGAACCTTGCTTTCCCAGAACCTGTGTGTGGGTGAAGCTTCCGTCGAAAAGGAGCCGTCGTCAAAATCCCAAACATAGGCATCTGCATAGAGGCTTTGATTTCTGAAGGTGATGTCCAGGGGTGGACAGCCTGAGGTATCGGGCTGAAACATGGCCCGTGGGGGAGGTGGCATAATCTGGATTTGCCTGACAATGCTGTCCCGGCAAAAAGGACTGTAGGTAAGCAGCTGCACATCGAAACGACCCCAGTCCCCATATACATGTTGTTCCGGATCTTTTTGTGAATCCGAGTTCCCATCCCCAAAATCCCAGAGATAGGACCAGTTTCCGGGTGAACTCAGATTAACCAGGGAGATCTCTGAATCCGGAAAATTCTGAATCAGAGGATTCACGAAAAAGTCCGCCACCGGTGTCGGATATATATTTATGCTATCGCTCAATGAATCCCTGCACCCAAAAGCGGTCTCTATAATTAAGCGGATACTAAATGTGGTATCCGTTCCCTGATGAGCCTGGCTATAGTCATAATCGTAGGTATGGCTAACCTGATTGCCGGGCGTCATCTGCAGGCTGCCATCGCCAAAGTCCCAGGTGTACCTTTCGTAGCCTTCCGCACTTTCAAATTCCACTTCAACAGGACTGCACAGGTTCTCATACTCCATTTCCAACTCCATTTCCGGCATGGGATGGACCTCCATGTTCAGGGTGTCGAAAAGCTCTGTTTCGCAACTCAATTGGCCATGATACTCTATGATTTTCACCAGATTATACTGATTCAGCCCGCTTTCATTATTTAAAAAGACTAAAATCGTGTCCTTTGAAAGATCTGACAGGGTATCTCTGATCCCCCGGATATCCAGGACCAGATCGAAAGTGGACCCCCCGGAACCACGGATCAGAATCCTCCCGACGGTCTGGTTGTTACCGGTCTCGCACCAGGCCGAGTCGGGGGTCAGGAACCCGGCAAAAGGCGGTTCCATAACCACCAGTTCAAGCGTATCGGCACCCACACAACCATTGGCATCCGGAACACTTTCAAAAGCAATGATAAAAGTTCCGGGTCCGGCAACCGTGGGATCGAACAATCCGGTGCTGCTGTTGGTGATGCCCTCACCGGTCCATGTGCCCGGAGCTGATGCTGCTTCAAGATCAAAAGGCGGGTCGTAGGTACAGAAAGGACCCGCCGGGGTGATGGTGCCATCCGGCCCCGGTCTGACCGCAATATATTCGCTGTCTGTCGATGAGCAGTTATTTCCGGAGGTCACAAAATAGGTGATCAGATGCGTCCCGGTACCGGCTACCTGTGGAGAGAATTCGCCTGTGAATTCATCCACGATACCTGTTCCGCTCCAGGTGCCCCCTTCCGTTGCAGCCGTGAGAAAAATGTTGCTCTCATACTCGCAAAGGGTGTCCACCGGAGTAATGGTCGCGTCGGGGATGTCCACGATCCGGATGACAGACCGGTCCGTTACAGGATCCGAGGTGGGATAAGGGTTGCAATAATTCCAGTAGCGCAATTCCACCTCGAATTCCTGTCCCACGAGTTTATCATCCGCAACGGTGATGGGCAGGCTTCTTTCGTTGGATCCTGTTACCGGTCCGGTCAGCTCAATAACAGGGCCCTCGAAAGGATAGGCTCTGACTGCTCCATCCACCATTACAGGTGCTCCGGTCATGCTTATACTCGTACCATAGATCCACTGTATCCATCTTGTTCTGGTATTTGGCACATCTTCTTCCTGGGGAGGAACGCAATTAAACAGGGTGGCATCATCGAATTGCATGGTCGCCCCGTTTCCCACACAAATGGGATACACATCGGGCGCTGCCTGGACCCTTCCCCCGTTGGTATTGTCATCGTCCCAAACAGTGACAATCTGCTCCTGGGAGGAGGAAGTACATATGACTCCGTTTACGACCAACGAGGCCACGGGCCTGTGATTACACCTGTCATCGTCAGACACATAGACATGTGTGGCAATGGCTCCCCATTCGCCGGAGGCTGCATCAATTTCAAGGGCGGTGACTGTTTCGGTATTTCCATCATCCCAGTCAAAGAGGATCTCAACGGAGGTCCCTGCATGGTTTACACCCACATAACTCACTTCCCAGCTCACCACTTCCACAGGGGAGCAGAATTGATCCGGATTGATATCATTGGCTTTGGATATAATATTACAATCCTGTCCGTACCCGAAAGCCGGGAATATCCACAGCATGCAAAGGT
This sequence is a window from Bacteroidales bacterium. Protein-coding genes within it:
- a CDS encoding PKD domain-containing protein, with protein sequence MLWIFPAFGYGQDCNIISKANDINPDQFCSPVEVVSWEVSYVGVNHAGTSVEILFDWDDGNTETVTALEIDAASGEWGAIATHVYVSDDDRCNHRPVASLVVNGVICTSSSQEQIVTVWDDDNTNGGRVQAAPDVYPICVGNGATMQFDDATLFNCVPPQEEDVPNTRTRWIQWIYGTSISMTGAPVMVDGAVRAYPFEGPVIELTGPVTGSNERSLPITVADDKLVGQEFEVELRYWNYCNPYPTSDPVTDRSVIRIVDIPDATITPVDTLCEYESNIFLTAATEGGTWSGTGIVDEFTGEFSPQVAGTGTHLITYFVTSGNNCSSTDSEYIAVRPGPDGTITPAGPFCTYDPPFDLEAASAPGTWTGEGITNSSTGLFDPTVAGPGTFIIAFESVPDANGCVGADTLELVVMEPPFAGFLTPDSAWCETGNNQTVGRILIRGSGGSTFDLVLDIRGIRDTLSDLSKDTILVFLNNESGLNQYNLVKIIEYHGQLSCETELFDTLNMEVHPMPEMELEMEYENLCSPVEVEFESAEGYERYTWDFGDGSLQMTPGNQVSHTYDYDYSQAHQGTDTTFSIRLIIETAFGCRDSLSDSINIYPTPVADFFVNPLIQNFPDSEISLVNLSSPGNWSYLWDFGDGNSDSQKDPEQHVYGDWGRFDVQLLTYSPFCRDSIVRQIQIMPPPPRAMFQPDTSGCPPLDITFRNQSLYADAYVWDFDDGSFSTEASPTHRFWESKVHEVKLIAYGLSGTDTARQIIQIHPSPTALFEVYPREAKNLKQLFKFLNNSMDASEYLWDFGDGNTSTDENPSHVYKEPGIFTVSLYVWSDHSCPDTLVREKWIHIMEGEGNTVFPNAFVWNGSGPTGGNWGENAIDNTVFHPHMENAIALHMIIYTRWGEMIWESNDVYIGWDGYLKSGELVPPGVYIYKAWVTYRDGLQELLAGDVTFLH
- the asnA gene encoding aspartate--ammonia ligase encodes the protein MKLYIPRNYRSVLTLKETERAIKMVKDFFELNLAAELKLRRVTAPLFVQRGTGINDDLNGTERPVSFEVKDMDGITAEIVHSLAKWKRMMLADYEIANNYGLYTDMNALRPDEELDNIHSIYVDQWDWEKIISAEKRNIAHLKAVVNQIYSVIKRTEFIVYENHPEIVPLLPDAIHFIHAEELLERYPDRNPKEREFEIAKEYGAVFIIGIGAELANGEPHDGRAPDYDDWSTPTENAYRGLNGDIVVWNPILENAFELSSMGIRVDKAALIRQLDIQGKSERKDLLFHKRLLAGEFPESIGGGIGQSRLCMYFLRKAHIGEVQASLWPGQMHDHCRKSGIILM
- a CDS encoding aldo/keto reductase, with translation MRVSAFGNTGLQVSTLGFGCMRLPVIDQDNSRIDEEQAMEMIHCAIDRGVNYFDTAYPYHAFDFSKGGASEPFLAKALGNGYREKVYVATKLPSWLVQTREDMDRYLDEQLERLETAYIDFYLLHGLDESYWRKLLSLGVLEFLNSALEAGKIRYAGFSYHDEAGLFKEIVDAYDWTFCQIQYNYMDEEYQAGAEGLKYAAERGLAVVVMEPLRGGTLVSGLPIAARKEFEKAAPGRSPVEWALHWLWKQPEVSVVLSGMSHLDQLKENLQLSDEFTQKEWTSRDDEALQRAVGLIRGLKRVDCTACSYCMPCPEGVNIPRNFALYNDFHMLHDPAARLRYTRLLSDTAKASNCIQCGLCEPQCPQGIPIRAELEHVAELFGSE